TTTCCATCTAACAGACTTCAGCAGACAATGATCATGAATTCTGATGAATTTCTATAAATTCTATGTTGAATTTCAGGAAGTGAGTTTGAATTTCCTGATCTGTTGTAATTCAGGATAAATCTTCAGatgtaaaaatgtacaatattACATATGTACATTTATGATGTAATGGATTGGGTGGGGTTAGGGTTATGATGCAATGGATAAAGCAGAGTTTGGGTTATGATTTAATGGATTAGGCGGGGTTTGGGTTATGATGTAATGGACTGGGCGGGGTTTGAGCTATGATGTAATGGTTTGGGCGGGGTTTGGGTTAAGATGTAATGGATATAGGCGGGGTTTGGGTTATGATGTAATGGATTAGGCGGAGTTTGGGTTATGATGTAATTGATTATGTGGGGTTTGGGTTATGATGTAGTGGATATAGGCGGGGTTTGGGTTATGATGTAATGGACTGGGCGGGGTTTGGGTTATGATGTTATCTACTAGGTTATATAAATATAGGTTATATATTTGCTGTTGTATTGTGCAGGTGAAAGCGGAGGAGAAGATGTTGGACATGGCTCCTGATGCAGTAGACGACGACTTCTCAGACTGTCGAGACAAAATGCTGAAGGTTGTTCAAGACGACTTGCTGCAGAAGGAACTCGCTGCTGAGGAACAGTTTAAGGAAATCTGgagtaaaaacagtaaaatatgcAGGAAGATGATTTCTGGTGGAACACCTCTTCACACGGATGCTCTACAGGCTTATGGGAATTCTAAGACAACTTTTAGAAAAAAGTTCAACGATTTAGTTTATAGCAAAGGAAACAACAACATGACCTACAGAGAGAAATTTAACTTCAAGTCTCTGCACTTTCTCCTAACAGACTCTCTGAGACTGCTGAAGCCTGAAAACTGTAGAACTGTGTACTATGGCACTAGTAACATATACACAGCAGTTCCAGGAACCCAGGTCCGATTCGGAAAGTTCATCAAACCCACATTCAAAAAGAGCTCTGCAACTGAATTTTTAGAAGATGAAGGTTCCTTGTTCATTATCAATTCCTGTTCTGTGGTTAATGTTGAGGAGAACACGTGTAAAAGTGAGGAAATTGAGGGTCTTATTTCTCCAGCTGAGGTCTTCACAGTGCAGAAGGTTGAAGGTTCTGAGTACAGAGAAATCACTTTAAATCACTCACGCTTTCTCAGCAATCATCACTGCTCCTTCTTCCACAGGTGAGATGATCACCTCTATAAATTTCAGTCTTCTATAAGATTCAGtacttttgttatttttgatgAGATTTCCAGGTTGTTTCTAGATGTTTCTTCtaaagtctctttctctctgtttcctgTCTCTTTGTAGGAACGCCGCAGATGTGGAATCCTCCAGCTCTCTGACTCTTATTCTTCTGGCACTGCTGGCCTGCTTGTGGACTCAGCTGACCGAGACGGCTGGACTCACCTGTTCGTTTCTATGAATTTATTAGTAGTGAGATTAGAAGAGCTTGCCTCTCATGGGTTCTCAGCTTGATTCTCTCTCAATTTTATTTCATCCATGATAAGAAGTACAGGACGCGGTCTCAGATAATGACAAATAAGAATCAGATGATGTAAAGGAATAAATCCTTCTCTTGTATCATTAACAGCACAGTCCTCAGCTGTAGTAGGAGCTGTGTTAGAGCAGGAACATGTATATGGAACAGTTCTACTATAAATCATCAGTTCTAAAGATCTCAGCGCTGCTGTGTCACAGATTTGGAAAACACTGCTAACCTGATGAGTTTATTATGAGTTAACTCTTTGACGTAAGAAGACAGGAAGTATGACCGAGAAGAA
This portion of the Hemibagrus wyckioides isolate EC202008001 linkage group LG29, SWU_Hwy_1.0, whole genome shotgun sequence genome encodes:
- the LOC131349067 gene encoding T-cell ecto-ADP-ribosyltransferase 1-like, which produces MASGRMARVECEGVSVFLLLVLAALHHTVKAEEKMLDMAPDAVDDDFSDCRDKMLKVVQDDLLQKELAAEEQFKEIWSKNSKICRKMISGGTPLHTDALQAYGNSKTTFRKKFNDLVYSKGNNNMTYREKFNFKSLHFLLTDSLRLLKPENCRTVYYGTSNIYTAVPGTQVRFGKFIKPTFKKSSATEFLEDEGSLFIINSCSVVNVEENTCKSEEIEGLISPAEVFTVQKVEGSEYREITLNHSRFLSNHHCSFFHRNAADVESSSSLTLILLALLACLWTQLTETAGLTCSFL